From Mustela erminea isolate mMusErm1 chromosome 1, mMusErm1.Pri, whole genome shotgun sequence, a single genomic window includes:
- the MFSD1 gene encoding major facilitator superfamily domain-containing protein 1 isoform X4 translates to MIILLPFRLRLNGWGTIIFSCFVCIGQVIFALGGIFNAFWLMEFGRFVFGIGGESLAVAQNTYAVSWFKGKELNLVFGLQLSMARIGSTVNMNLMGWLYSKVEASLGSAGHTTLGVTLMIGGITCILSLICALVLAYLDQRAERILHKAQGKTGEVIKLTDVKDFSLPLWLIFIICVCYYVAVFPFIGLGKVFFTEKFGFSSQAASAINSIVYVISAPMSPIFGLLVDKTGKNIIWVLCAVVTTLAAHIMLAFTLWNPWIAMCLLGLSYSLLACALWPMVAFVVPEHQLGTAYGFMQSIQNLGLAIISIIAGMILDTRGYLFLEVFFIACVSLSLLSVVLLYVVNRARGGNLNYSARQREEIKLSHAE, encoded by the exons atGGGGCACCATTATTTTTAGCTGCTTTGTTTGCATTGGACAG GTGATTTTTGCTCTGGGTGGAATATTTAATGCTTTTTGGCTGATGGAATTTGGAAGGTTTGTGTTTGG gaTCGGTGGGGAGTCCTTAGCAGTTGCCCAGAATACATATGCTGTGAGTTggtttaaaggaaaagaattaaactTGGTGTTTGGACTCCAGCTTAGTATGGCTAGAATT ggaAGTACAGTAAACATGAATCTCATGGGATGGCTGTATTCTAAGGTTGAAGCTTCATTGGGTTCTGCTGGTCACACAACCCTTGGGGTCACACTTATGATTG GGGGTATAACATGTATTCTTTCACTGATCTGTGCCTTGGTTCTCGCTTACTTGgatcagagagcagagagaatcCTTCATAAAGCACAAGGAAAAACAG gtGAAGTTATTAAGTTAACTGATGTGAAGGACTTCTCCTTACCCCTCTGGCTGATATTTATCATCTGTGTCTGTTATTATGTGGCAGTGTTCCCTTTTATCGGACTTGGGAA agttttctttacagaaaaatttggaTTTTCTTCCCAGGCAGCAAGTGCTATTAACAG TATTGTATATGTCATATCAGCTCCCATGTCCCCAATATTTGGGCTCCTGGTggataaaacaggaaagaacatcATCTGGGTTCTGTGTGCCGTGGTGACAACTCTCGCTGCCCACATCATGCTGGCCTTCACGTTGTGGAACCCTTGGATTGCTATG TGTCTCCTGGGACTCTCTTATTCGTTGCTTGCTTGTGCATTGTGGCCGATGGTGGCATTTGTAGTTCCTGAACACCAGCTGGGAACTGCATATGGCTT CATGCAGTCCATTCAGAATCTTGGGCTGGCAATCATTTCCATCATTGCTGGCATGATATTGGATACTCGGGgatatttgtttttagaagttttcttcATTGCCTGTGTTTCTT TGTCACTTTTATCTGTGGTCTTACTCTATGTGGTGAATCGTGCCCGAG gGGGGAACCTAAATTATTCTGCAagacaaagggaagaaataaaactttctcatGCTGAGTAA
- the MFSD1 gene encoding major facilitator superfamily domain-containing protein 1 isoform X3 — protein MIILLPFRLRLNGWGTIIFSCFVCIGQVIFALGGIFNAFWLMEFGRFVFGIGGESLAVAQNTYAVSWFKGKELNLVFGLQLSMARIGSTVNMNLMGWLYSKVEASLGSAGHTTLGVTLMIGGITCILSLICALVLAYLDQRAERILHKAQGKTGEVIKLTDVKDFSLPLWLIFIICVCYYVAVFPFIGLGKVFFTEKFGFSSQAASAINSIVYVISAPMSPIFGLLVDKTGKNIIWVLCAVVTTLAAHIMLAFTLWNPWIAMCLLGLSYSLLACALWPMVAFVVPEHQLGTAYGFMQSIQNLGLAIISIIAGMILDTRGYLFLEVFFIACVSLSLLSVVLLYVVNRARGGNLNYSARQREEIKLSHAE, from the exons atGGGGCACCATTATTTTTAGCTGCTTTGTTTGCATTGGACAG GTGATTTTTGCTCTGGGTGGAATATTTAATGCTTTTTGGCTGATGGAATTTGGAAGGTTTGTGTTTGG gaTCGGTGGGGAGTCCTTAGCAGTTGCCCAGAATACATATGCTGTGAGTTggtttaaaggaaaagaattaaactTGGTGTTTGGACTCCAGCTTAGTATGGCTAGAATT ggaAGTACAGTAAACATGAATCTCATGGGATGGCTGTATTCTAAGGTTGAAGCTTCATTGGGTTCTGCTGGTCACACAACCCTTGGGGTCACACTTATGATTG GGGGTATAACATGTATTCTTTCACTGATCTGTGCCTTGGTTCTCGCTTACTTGgatcagagagcagagagaatcCTTCATAAAGCACAAGGAAAAACAG gtGAAGTTATTAAGTTAACTGATGTGAAGGACTTCTCCTTACCCCTCTGGCTGATATTTATCATCTGTGTCTGTTATTATGTGGCAGTGTTCCCTTTTATCGGACTTGGGAA agttttctttacagaaaaatttggaTTTTCTTCCCAGGCAGCAAGTGCTATTAACAG TATTGTATATGTCATATCAGCTCCCATGTCCCCAATATTTGGGCTCCTGGTggataaaacaggaaagaacatcATCTGGGTTCTGTGTGCCGTGGTGACAACTCTCGCTGCCCACATCATGCTGGCCTTCACGTTGTGGAACCCTTGGATTGCTATG TGTCTCCTGGGACTCTCTTATTCGTTGCTTGCTTGTGCATTGTGGCCGATGGTGGCATTTGTAGTTCCTGAACACCAGCTGGGAACTGCATATGGCTT CATGCAGTCCATTCAGAATCTTGGGCTGGCAATCATTTCCATCATTGCTGGCATGATATTGGATACTCGGGgatatttgtttttagaagttttcttcATTGCCTGTGTTTCTT TGTCACTTTTATCTGTGGTCTTACTCTATGTGGTGAATCGTGCCCGAG gGGGGAACCTAAATTATTCTGCAagacaaagggaagaaataaaactttctcatGCTGA atga